From the Anas platyrhynchos isolate ZD024472 breed Pekin duck chromosome 27, IASCAAS_PekinDuck_T2T, whole genome shotgun sequence genome, one window contains:
- the LOC139999623 gene encoding uncharacterized protein: protein MISTEHITLMQYQCDDGGDKEKPRRSKERDLISKENVLYGKETSEPGEKLRQTSSFECDTECSSKKLSSSAIAERCQGRKDKTKNTEKEHYQSKREHAPSEEKESQKAGPSSKRRCSQSVEVVHQKRHKQEHWEGSRCRSFPGERNSPENGRRAVKYSKYRSGSGGRSEQGSNRYYRSKGERSWSRERYYRDEARRWESCSYYNDYYSPHATGDSRERKFSHGDAAFDKWTATYYGRSHKHYHYKSGWPHGSLLRDEDGRRFSTPRADLHRCSVSQQHSGRHSRERHALPPVSAHLENCRQKNETEGNRKRKSTRAEGSESEIERKDRKIEKELLGGEKNAKISQVLEEKEV, encoded by the exons ATGATCAGCACTGAGCATATCACTCTGATGCAG taccaatgtgatgacggtggagacaaggagaaaccaagaagatcaaaagaacgtgacctcatttcaaaagaaaacgttttgtacggcaaagagacttctgagcctggtgagaaattgcggcaaacttcctctttcgagtgtgacactgaatgtagctctaaaaagctttcctcctcagctattgcagagagatgccaaggtagaaaggacaagactaaaaacactgagaaagagcattaccaaagcaagagggaacatgctcctagtgaagagaaggagagtcaaaaagcaggtccttccagcaagaggaggtgttCTCAGAGCGTGGAAGTTGTTCATCAAAAGcgtcacaagcaggagcactgggagggaagcaggtgcagatctttccctggtgaaagaaacagccctgagaatggcagaagagcagtcaaatattcaaagtacagatctggcagcggaggaagatcagaacaaggtagcaatagatattaccgatccaaaggggaaagaagttggagcagagaaagatactatcGAGATGAAGCACGGAGGTGGGAAAGTTGTAGCTATTACAATGATTACTATTCACCTCATGCGACAggagacagtagagagagaaagttctctcacggcgatgcagcctttgacaaatggactgcaacttactacggcaggtcacataagcattatcattacaaaagtggatggcctcacggttccctcttgagagatgaagatggacgtcgctttagcacaccccgagcagacttgcatcgttgctcggtatctcagcaacattctggaagacattctcgtgaaagacatgcgcttccacctgtgtcagctcatttggagaactgtcgccagaaaaatgaaacagaaggaaacagaaaaagaaaatctacccgtgcagaaggtagtgaaagtgaaatagaaaggaaagacagaaagatagaaaaggagcttttaggtggtgaaaaaaatgcaaaaatatcacaagttctagaagaaaaagaagtctaa